The Dethiosulfovibrio peptidovorans DSM 11002 nucleotide sequence TCCAGAATTCTTTCGGTTCTGAAGGCCATCTCCACCCAGATAGGGAGCTATTTGACCTTACAGACCTTGATAAGCGTCTCCACCGGGGTCTGCGTCTGGTTGGCTCTGTCCTACCTTAGGGTCGATTTCGCCATGACCTGGGGGGTTTTGGCTTTCGCTCTCAATTTCATCCCGACCATCGGTTCTATAATAGCCTCGGTTCCTCCAATTCTGCTCGCTCTGGTACAGTATTACCCGAATACTTTCCCCGCCATAGGCGCGGCGGTGTCCCTTCTGTTAATCCAGATGCTTATCGGAAACGTGATAACCCCTAAGGTCATGGGGGACAGTCTGGACGTCAGTCCGGTGGTAATACTCATATCCCTGTTCTTCTGGGGCTGGCTTTGGGGTGTCATAGGCGCGTTATTGTCGGTCCCAATAGTGGCGATCATCAAGATAATATGCGAGAACGTCGATTCCCTGAACACGGTGGGAGTTATGATGGGAACGGGTAAACAGTATAAAAAGGAGTTCGAATGATCCAGAGAGGAGGTCGTTCCGGAGTGTCGGTTCGAGTGCTGAGGTTGGATAACAAAAAAGGGAAGAAAGCCAGCGTTCTGATAGATGGGGATCACTTTCTTCACCCCGAGGGAGGCGGACAGCCCGGCGATTCGGGTGTTTTCTCCTCCGACAACTGCGATGGATTCATCTTAAATACCAGAAAGGACGAAGACGGTCTCTGTGTCCTGGATCTAAAGCTTAAGAGCGGGGAGCTTCGGGAGGGGGATCTCCTGAAGATAGAGAGAGACGACGTCAGACATTCCGTCCTATCGAGGATGCACTCGGGGGAGCACGTTCTTTCCCGGATCATGGAGGATATGCGGCCGGGGCTGTCGGTTTACAAGGTCGCTGTAGGCGAGGAACGGACCGGGATCTACATGAGATACGACGGCGATCTGGACTGGGATTTTCTCTTCGAAGCGGAGGATCGGGCCAGAGGGGTCGTAAGGTCGTCCTTGCCGGTGGAGACCTTAGTTCTCCCGATAGAGGAAGCAAAGAGACTGGACGGTCTCAAGGCCCGGTGGGACAGGGTTTCCGACGACTCCATAAGGGTAGTCCGAATACCGGATTTCGACCTGATCGCCTGTTCGGGAAGCCACGTGGAGAACACTTCCGAGATAGGAACCCTGTTCGTCGAGTCCTTCAAGGGCAGTTCTCCCGAGTGGGAGGTCGTGTTTTCCTTGGATTCCGATAGGGATGTCCTGTATTCCAGGGAAATGAGAAGGTTGATCTCTAGGGCGAACTGTCGATACGACGAGGTAGGAAAGATAATGGACCGTCTTGGCGAGGAGAATGGCAGCCTGAGAAAACAGCTCGCCAAGGTTCAACAGTACGTGACCCTTCCGTGGGAGACCAGAGAACTAGATGGACTGACTTTCGATGTGCTTCACTCGATAGGGTTGCCCAAGGAGCTGGTTACCTCTTCCTGTAGAAAGAGGGCGGAAGGCCGTCCCGACTCTATAGTGTTGGCCCTCATCGACGACGGGGTCGGTCGGGCCATCCCCTTTATGCTGTGCGTGGGGGAGGATTACTCCTTCGATTCTAAGGGTTTGCTCGGTTCGGATGAGCTCAAGGTCCGTGGAGGCGGAAGAGGAGGAGTCCTCTCGGGGCAGGCGGAATGTCGGTCTCTGGACGTATGGTTGAAGGTCTGTAGAGGATTTATTTCTTGAGAGGTCGGTGTTTTTTTAGATGAAGTGGACGAAAATGTTCGCCGGAGAGGAAAGGGAACAGGATGCCGCCTATAACGGGGGGGAGATGGAGAGAGATAGCCTTTCAGACGATGACGACGGAGTGGAGATAGTAGCCAGGATCCGTTTTAGCGCCGACGGTCAGATAGGCAGAGCCGCCTTGCTATTGGCCTCTACCTTGACGAAGGAAGACGAGGATTCGGTCAAGAGACAGCTTCTCGATCTGGGATGGCATTCCGTAGCAACCGAGGTGGGAGGCGTTTACGGAGACCTTCCCCAGAAGATAACCAGGGCTTTGGTAGGGGCGGCTCTAAACAGCGGTGTTATACAGAAGGACCAGAGGGAGATGCACGCCCTTATGCACGCAGCTTTCGAGTCTTTGGATGCATTCATCCCGTCCGGCCTCCTGGAGGCCAGCATAGGTGCCAAGATAGCCATCGTCAGGAACGATAAGTGGATATCCGTCGCCGTAATGGGGGACACCGCTTATCATGCCGTGGCCCATCACGAGAGGTTCGGCCTGGGAGTCATGCATATCTGAATCGATTCTCTCCTTGATAAAAATCGGCAGCTGTGATAGATTCTCGTTTTGAGATATTTTCGGTTCTTAGGAATATCGAACGTTTCATTTAGAGGAGGAGCTTCAATATGAAAAAGGACATTCACCCCAACTACGGGCCCTGTAAGGTCTCCTGCGCCTGTGGGAACACCTTCGAGACCCAGGCGACCGTCGACGAGATCAAGGTAGGCGTCTGCTCGGTCTGCCATCCTTTCTACACCGGCAAGAAGGGAAGAATTCTCTCCGAAGCTGGAAGGCTGGAGAAGTTCAACAAGAAATACGCTGGAATCAACTACGGCCAGAAAGAGGCCACCGAGTAAAAGAGGGGCTTTGCCCCTCTTTTTTTTCTAGAGTATCTCAGAAGAGAAAGGGGCACATCATGAGAGTCGATCTGATCTATACTACCCCGGACTACCTCATGGCCGTATGGCTCGCAGGCCATACATGTCACAGTCCCAAGGCCCCTCAGGAGCTATACGCCGAGCCGGTCAGCAGGGAAAAGATGCTGAAGCTT carries:
- the rpmE gene encoding 50S ribosomal protein L31 — its product is MKKDIHPNYGPCKVSCACGNTFETQATVDEIKVGVCSVCHPFYTGKKGRILSEAGRLEKFNKKYAGINYGQKEATE
- a CDS encoding HutP family protein — translated: MKWTKMFAGEEREQDAAYNGGEMERDSLSDDDDGVEIVARIRFSADGQIGRAALLLASTLTKEDEDSVKRQLLDLGWHSVATEVGGVYGDLPQKITRALVGAALNSGVIQKDQREMHALMHAAFESLDAFIPSGLLEASIGAKIAIVRNDKWISVAVMGDTAYHAVAHHERFGLGVMHI
- a CDS encoding AI-2E family transporter; its protein translation is MKNVNIIVACVFILTLVAVGMVLKAAQSVILPFVIAWLLSYVFGPIVRFMARKKIPIFFTIVAVLALFLGVCALGAIFMNTRVVAFASAYPKYYDQLIALTKSFASSDLLPPDFWDNINWGERIGKYLLSLSGSLVTFMSNLVLVIVFLVFMLLGSPYVEYKIKKAFSVDSGSRILSVLKAISTQIGSYLTLQTLISVSTGVCVWLALSYLRVDFAMTWGVLAFALNFIPTIGSIIASVPPILLALVQYYPNTFPAIGAAVSLLLIQMLIGNVITPKVMGDSLDVSPVVILISLFFWGWLWGVIGALLSVPIVAIIKIICENVDSLNTVGVMMGTGKQYKKEFE
- a CDS encoding Threonyl/alanyl tRNA synthetase SAD, with the translated sequence MIQRGGRSGVSVRVLRLDNKKGKKASVLIDGDHFLHPEGGGQPGDSGVFSSDNCDGFILNTRKDEDGLCVLDLKLKSGELREGDLLKIERDDVRHSVLSRMHSGEHVLSRIMEDMRPGLSVYKVAVGEERTGIYMRYDGDLDWDFLFEAEDRARGVVRSSLPVETLVLPIEEAKRLDGLKARWDRVSDDSIRVVRIPDFDLIACSGSHVENTSEIGTLFVESFKGSSPEWEVVFSLDSDRDVLYSREMRRLISRANCRYDEVGKIMDRLGEENGSLRKQLAKVQQYVTLPWETRELDGLTFDVLHSIGLPKELVTSSCRKRAEGRPDSIVLALIDDGVGRAIPFMLCVGEDYSFDSKGLLGSDELKVRGGGRGGVLSGQAECRSLDVWLKVCRGFIS